The Lucilia cuprina isolate Lc7/37 chromosome 5, ASM2204524v1, whole genome shotgun sequence genome includes a window with the following:
- the LOC111681201 gene encoding uncharacterized protein LOC111681201, whose protein sequence is MSHKYYVLILLIAGLWTSVNGDYFEECDGEENTYIAVQEDCSYYILCHGEDSYRDSCPEDSPYFSLEEQTCDMDRNVCGDRPFPNGEFESGEVVESTEDSTNSPTQSSSSVSVAVSTTTAGLTTTTTTLPTSVIIPTSTTSLVTTAPQIITTPNFITPLPSYCPAVDNPNKAIFLPHPKSCTEYFLCYHGERLPMHCSNMLHFDARQQKCDYPEKVKCQIMDVVSPREQCLAHTIDYYPHPVNCNYYYQCLLGYLKVMQCPLNMGWHYEKRTCVLRSQAKCYSSSNRF, encoded by the exons ATGTCACACAAATATTACGTTTTAATATTACTTATAGCTGGTTTATGGACTTCAGTTAATGGTGATTATTTTGAAGAATGTGATGGAGAAGAAAATACTTATATAGCTGTACAAGAAGATTGTTCGTATTATATACTTTGTCATGGAGAAGATTCATACCGAGATTCATGTCCCGAAGATAGTCCATACTTTTCGTTGGAAGAACAAACATGTGATATGGATAGAAATGTTTGCGGTGATAGACCATTTCCTAATGGGGAATTCGAATCGGGGGAGGTTGTTGAATCAACTGAGGACTCTACAAATTCACCAACGCAATCAAGCTCAAGTGTTTCAGTTGCAGTTTCAACAACTACTGCTGGTTTAACTACTACCACTACTACATTACCTACCTCAGTTATTATACCAACCTCTACTACATCCTTAGTTACGACAGCACCCCAAATCATTACCACTCCCAACTTTATAACTCCTTTGCCTTCTTACTGCCCAGCTGTTGACAATCCTAATAAAGCTATTTTCCTGCCACATCCTAAATCCTGCACAGAATACTTTCTATGCTATCATGGTGAACGTTTACCCATGCATTGTTCCAATATGTTGCATTTCGATGCCCGCCAACAGAAATGTGATTATCCGGAAAAGGTTAAATGTCAA aTAATGGATGTTGTGTCCCCTAGAGAACAGTGTTTAGCACATACCATCGATTATTATCCTCATCCGGTCAACTGTAATTATTATTACCAATGTTTATTGGGTTATTTGAAAGTAATGCAATGTCCTCTGAATATGGGTTGGCATTATGAGAAAAGAACTTGTGTTCTAAGATCTCAGGCTAAATGTTATAGCTCTTCTAATagattttag